TCGCTCAGCACGCTCGCCGCACGCGCCTGAAGACGTCAGAAAAGGGTGCGCCGCTCTCCGAGGTGGTCGACGGCCGCCTCGCCCAGCACGGCATCGACTCCGAAAAAATTTCCTGGGACGCCTACCGGCGCGAAGACGGCACCTGGCGGATCGTGGCCACCTGGCCCTCCGGCAAGGCCACCGCGCAGGCGATCTGGGAGCTCGACAAGACGCGCCAGGTGGTTTCTCCACACGACGACATGGCGCAGTACCTGTGCGCCGAGCGGCCGACGCAGATCCTCGGCCAGGAGCCGCCGCCCGAGCGCAGCGGCCACGGCCTGCCCGGGCCGTCCCGCACCGAGCCCAGCCGCGGCGGCCACGGCCTGCCCGCGGCCGGCGACAAGTCGCGCACCCGTGACCCGATCCGGGCCGGCCGCGACGCGCTGCTCGCCTCGCTCGACCGGCCGATCAGCTCGCCCGGCCGCGGCCTCGACCCTGCCGCCGCACCCACCGAGCCGTCCCGGCAGCGTCCCGTGGCCGGTGGCGCGGCCGCGCTGCTCGGCGGCGGCCAGGGCTCGGCCTTCGACGACGACAGCGACCTGCCCAAGGAGGTCCCCGCCGTGCCGTCGCTGGCCGTGCTGCGCCCGCGCCGCACCACCGGCGGTGCCGCCGCGGCGGGTGAGTCCACCGAGGCCGGTGGCAAGCCGCGCAAGCGCCTGCCCAGCTGGGACGACGTGCTCTTCGGCACCGGCCCGGCCGCCCGCGAGACCTCCTGATCTCCGCGCTGCCATCGCCTGATCGGCGTGGCAGGGTTTGCGTATGGAGTACACGAACCTGGGCCGCACCGGCCTGTCGGTCAGCCGCCTCTGCCTCGGCACCATGAACTTCGGCCCGCACACCAGCGAGCCGGACAGCTTCACCGTCATGGATCGTGCGCTGGAGCACGGCATCAACTTCTTCGACACCGCCAACGTGTACGGCGGGAAGGCCGGCGAAGGGGTCACCGAGCAGATCATCGGCCGCTGGATCGCACAGGGCGGCGGCCGGCGGGAGAAGGTGGTCCTGGCCACGAAGGTGTATGGCCGGATGGGCGACTGGCCCAACGAGCGCGGCCTGTCCGCCCGCCACATCGTGCGCTCGGCCGAAGACTCGCTGCGCCGCCTGCAGACCGACTGGATCGACCTCCTCCAGATGCACCACATCTCCCGCGAGACGCCGTGGGAGGAGATCTGGCAGGCGATGCAGACACTGGTCGACCAGGGCAAGGTGCTCTACGTCGGCTCGTCCAACTTCGCAGGGTGGCACCTCGCGCAGGCGCAGGAGACCGCGTCGGCGCGGCACTTCCTCGGGCTGGTCTCCGAGCAGTGCCTCTACAACCTGCTCACCCGGCACGTCGAGCTTGAGCTGGTGCCGGCCGCCCAGCGGTACGGGATCGGCATCATCCCCTGGTCGCCCCTGCACGGCGGCCTGCTCGGCGGGGCGATCCGCAAGATCGCCGAGGGTGGGGCGGCGCGCGCCAAGAGCGGGCGGGCGGCCGACTCGCTGGCCGAGCACCGGGCGACCATCGAGGCGTACGAGAAGCTTGCCGCCGACCTCGGGTACGACCCGGCGAACGTCGCGCTCGCCTGGCTGCTGTCCCGCCCGGGCGTGACCGCGCCGATCATCGGGCCACGCACCGCCGAGCAGCTCGACGCCTCACTCGGCGCGCTCGACGTGGTGCTCACCGACGACGTGCTGACCCAGCTCGACGAGCTCTTCCCGCCGGTGGGCAACGGCGGCCCGGCGCCGGAGGCGTGGGCCTGGTAGCTGCCGCTCAGAGCGGCCACGCGCCGAGGCGGTCGTAGGTCGGCTTGGGGCCGGGGTGGCTGCGCACCAGCACCACCTCGGCCACTGTCCATGGTGGACCCTCGTACGCGTCGAGTGCCGCCCGGTCGGCATCCACCGCCGCCAGGTCGACGCGGTCGCCGGGCCGGGCGACGGTCATGTGCGGGCGCAGCGGTTTGGGGTCGAAGTCGAGGCGGGCCCGCTTCAGCTCGCGCCGCACCCCTTTGCTCAGCCCGGCCAGCGCCGGCACCTCGCCGCCGAGCCCGACCCAGAGGATCGTGAACCGCCGGCGCCCGAAGCGGCCGCCGCCGGTGAGCCGTACCTCGAACGGCTCGGCGAGTGCCGCGGCCCGCTCGACCGCCGCGGCCGCGTCCGCCCCGCGGTCGTCCGGCGCGTCGCCGAGGAACGCCAGCGTCACGTGCCAGTTGTCCCGCGCGGCGACCCGGGTGTTGACGCCGGCGCGCATGGCCTGGCTGACCCGCAGCCGCTCGACGCAGGCGGCGAAGTCGTCAGCCACCTGCTGCGGCGGGTAGACCGCGACGAAGAGCCGCAACGGCTAGTGGTCCTGGTGGCGGGGTGCGCCGGGGCGCAGCGCGAGGCCGGCCGCTTCGAGCTCGCCCTCGACCCGCACCCGCTCGATCTCCAGGTCGACGCCGTCGAGCTGGTCGAGGTGCTCGGGGACGCCGAGGCACCGGCTGGCGAGGCGGAGGCGGTCGTCGTATGCCAGCAGGACCGCGGCGTGCCACACCTTGGAGTGGGTGGCGATGCCGAGCCGCTGGCGGTCGAGGCGGCGCAGATCGGCGGCGATCTGCTGGATGCTCGGCTGGTGCTCGTCGAGCTCGGCCAGCGAGATGGCCTGCTGGCCCAGCGTGCGGTCAAGGCGGTGCAGTGCCAGGCGCTCGCGGCGCGCGCCCAGCCGGCGCCGGATGTGGCGGACCGGGCCGTCGGAGCAGATGAAGAATGCCACCGCGCACGGCAGGAACACCAGCGCTACGAGCGCCAGTGCCAGCACAACCGCGTGCACGATGGCCACGATCCTTCACGCTAAGCCGATTCTTCGACTATTGCTACCAGTTTCAGTTGACGGATGGCGGACTCGTTGTGCGGGGCTCGTCAGGCGTGCACGACGTACAGCCGGGGCAGTGGACGCAGCCGCAGCCGCAGCCGCCCACCGGTGCGGCGCAGCTGCCAGACCAGCGCGAGCGCCGCGGTCGCGATCGAG
The window above is part of the Phytohabitans houttuyneae genome. Proteins encoded here:
- the sepH gene encoding septation protein SepH codes for the protein MRPVRFVALSEDGQALVLADEVGRLLALPLDERISTALHAEPGVGSVTLSVAGTGSEPAPSLSPRDIQARIRAGESADDVARIAGVPVDRVLRYAGPVLQERAMLAQHARRTRLKTSEKGAPLSEVVDGRLAQHGIDSEKISWDAYRREDGTWRIVATWPSGKATAQAIWELDKTRQVVSPHDDMAQYLCAERPTQILGQEPPPERSGHGLPGPSRTEPSRGGHGLPAAGDKSRTRDPIRAGRDALLASLDRPISSPGRGLDPAAAPTEPSRQRPVAGGAAALLGGGQGSAFDDDSDLPKEVPAVPSLAVLRPRRTTGGAAAAGESTEAGGKPRKRLPSWDDVLFGTGPAARETS
- a CDS encoding aldo/keto reductase codes for the protein MEYTNLGRTGLSVSRLCLGTMNFGPHTSEPDSFTVMDRALEHGINFFDTANVYGGKAGEGVTEQIIGRWIAQGGGRREKVVLATKVYGRMGDWPNERGLSARHIVRSAEDSLRRLQTDWIDLLQMHHISRETPWEEIWQAMQTLVDQGKVLYVGSSNFAGWHLAQAQETASARHFLGLVSEQCLYNLLTRHVELELVPAAQRYGIGIIPWSPLHGGLLGGAIRKIAEGGAARAKSGRAADSLAEHRATIEAYEKLAADLGYDPANVALAWLLSRPGVTAPIIGPRTAEQLDASLGALDVVLTDDVLTQLDELFPPVGNGGPAPEAWAW
- the thpR gene encoding RNA 2',3'-cyclic phosphodiesterase; this encodes MRLFVAVYPPQQVADDFAACVERLRVSQAMRAGVNTRVAARDNWHVTLAFLGDAPDDRGADAAAAVERAAALAEPFEVRLTGGGRFGRRRFTILWVGLGGEVPALAGLSKGVRRELKRARLDFDPKPLRPHMTVARPGDRVDLAAVDADRAALDAYEGPPWTVAEVVLVRSHPGPKPTYDRLGAWPL